CCAGCTCACCGCCGTCCGCGGCGACATCGCCCTCCAGCTGCCGCTGGACAGCAGCCAGGCACCCGTCGTGCTCGACTCCGACGAGTACGGCAACGCCCGCGAGGGCCAGGCGGCCTCCCGCTACGGCTGGCTCGGTGGCCACCTGCGGTCCGCCGAGACGCAGACCGGCGTCATGCTGATGGGCGTGCGCCTCTATAACCCGTCGACGGGCCGCTTCCTGTCTGCCGACCCGGTCTACGGCGGCAACCACAACGCCTACGAGTACTCCCATGCCGACCCGATCAACCGGGAGGACCTCGACGGTCGCTGGAGCAAGAGCAAGACGCGGTACTTCTCCTGGGGCCACGCCTACGTCCGTGCGTGGACGCACCGGACCTGGGTCGGTTCGACCGCCTACAACTTCAAGGCCGAGATGCGGTTCAACCGGTCCTGGACGGCCAAGCTCGGCCGCAGCGCCCACTGGTACTGGGGCCCCCTGTGGGCCGCGGTCGGAGTCTTCGGCGGGCCCGTCGGAGCCGGCATCGGCCTCGTCGGCGCCGCCTTCTCCGGCTTCGCCCAGAAGGCGGCCGCCAAGGCGAACAGCAAGAAGCGGTGCTTCGTCATGGGCCTCGGAGGTACCTGGTACGGTCCGGGCCTCGCCTACGGCGGCCCGTACTACTACGACCGCCGCTGCTGACCGGTGACCACCGGCGGACAGCGCTGATCGACGGCCGTGCCCCCGCGGGGAAACCCCCGGGGGCACGGCCCCTCCCTTCCCCGCTCCCCTCCCTCCCCCTCGGCACTCACAGAGAAAGAGACGGCACATGGTCTCGTTCCACTGGGCTTGGCTCGTCGCGGCGACGCTCGCCCTGGTCCCCCTCGCGGTCGCGTCACTGCGCGGCTGGGCACCGCGCTGGGTACGACCGACCGGCCCGCGGTCCACGAAGGCCCGTGGCATCGCGGCCCTGACCGTCTGGGTGGGCGCGATCACGCCCGCCGTCCTCGGCCTGGCGGGCGTACCGGGAGACGAACTGCTCGTCCTGCGCGTCGTGGCGGGTCCCCTGTTGATCTGCGGCGCCTTCGCCCTGCTCGTCCGGGCGAGCCTCGCGGACCGCCGGCGCAGCCGCACCCCCGGCGACGACACCACCACCGCCTGAGCACCGTCCGCCCCGCGGGCAGGGGCGGGGCGCGCACCGTCCGACGGCAGGCTTTCGACTGCTGCGGGGCAACGGTCCGGCTGCCCGCGAAAGGCGAACGGCGGCGCGTGAGTCTTCGCGTGTGCGGACTTCTGAAAGGGCGCGGCTGCTCCTCGAACACGCCGACCGGATCATCGTCGCCACAGAGGAGGCCGAGTGCGCCATCGCCGCGGTCAAGGGCACGGTCGGCGCCACCGACGCGGTCGCCGCGCTGCCGTCGACCGCCGCCGGGAGCGTGGCCCCCGCGCTCACCGGATTCGCTTCATACCACCCGCAGCTCACCGACCAGGCGCGACTGCGGGAACTCACGCTCAGTACCGTCGACGTCGTGCGGCGGCAGCGGTATCACCACCTGCCCGACGCGACCCGCCGTCATCGCGGCGCTGCGCACAGCCGCGCGGCAGGTTCGCCCCACACACCTCCCGCCGGCCCAGGACAGTGCCGCGCAGGGAGGGGCTGTCGTCCGAGCGATGTGGGCAGCAGTCCGAGAGGCGGCGGTCGAGGGCCCGGAAGACGCGGTCCGGGCGACCGCGATCCGGCGAGCATCCACCGCACGGCGCGTACCGCTGCGGACTGCATTCGGACGGACGGCCTGAGGTGCGGGTGCACGCATGAGGCCCGGATCGCATGATCCGGGCCTCATGTCACTTCAGTAGCGGGGACAGGATTTGAACCTGCGACCTCTGGGTTATGAGCCCAGCGAGCTACCGAGCTGCTCCACCCCGCGTCGGTAGACCCAACAGTACGCCACCCACGGCACCACCCGAGACCAGGCCGCTCCCGAGCGTCCGCCGTCTTCCGTGGGGGCGACCGTGTGGCGCGAGGCACGGAGGACACTTTTCGCGGCTCGGCGCCGGTGTGACCGACCACGTCGTGCGCACCACGTGTGGCGCTGCCCGTGAGGGGATTCGTTGAGCGGGGTGTTGAGCCTGGCTCCGTGGACTCCCGCGCCGAGCCTCCGACGCCCACCGCTGCGGGGTGGCCAGACCCGCGCGGCACCCGACGTCCTCTATCCGTGCGTGAGCATCGCCTCGGTGACCTCGCCGACCGCCGCATCGGGGATCGCAGTGGCTGCCTCTTTGAGAACGAGCAGCCGTGCCCCGGGGATCTCGCGCGCGATCGCCTCGCCGTTGCCGACGGGGAAGAACCGGTCGCGGCCGCCGTGGACGACCAGCGTGGGGACCTCGATCCCGGGCAGGCGCTCGCGCCAGCGGGGTTCGCAGTCGAGCTTGGAGAACACCATCCCCATCTGGTTGGCCATCTGGACCGGGGGTGCGGTGCCGGGCGGGCGGTCCCGCATGCGCGCGGCGACTGCGCGCGCTGCGACGGGGTCGTCGCCGAGGATCTCCGCGCCGGCGGCGGCGAACTCCGCAACCGCCTCGCGGTCGGACCAGTCGGGCATCGGACGCGCGAACAGCCGCCTCATCGTCGCCTGGTCATGGCCGGGGAGGTCATCGTCGGGCAGGCCGGGGGCAACCGCGCGGGTTCCCACCAGGGTGAGTGCCGAGAACGCGCCCGGATGGTCGAGCACGGCCACCTGGGCGACCATTCCACCGACGCCGATCCCCGCGAGGTGCGCAGGCCCGCCGCCGAGCGCGTCCGCTAGGGCCGCCGCGTCGGCGGCGAGGCCGCGCAGGGTGTAGGCGGGCGCCTCCGGATCCGCCGTCGTCGACTCACCGCTGTCGCGCAGGTCGTAGCGCACCACACGGCGCCCGCCGGCGGCGAGGCGCTCGCACAGCGCGTCAGGCCAGGAAAGCATGGTCGTCCCGTGGCGAGCAGGACGAGTGGCGCGTCGTCGTCACCGAACGACTCGATGCCCAAGGCGATCTCATTGGCGTTGACAGTGGTCATCGGATCACCTCAGGACGTCGTAGGTCAGCTGCGTCGCGGTCGATGTCGGGATCACGCTCCGCTGTACCAGCGTGCGCGGCGCTGTGCCGGTGGACAGCGGTCTCCCGGCGCCCAGCACGAGGGGCGGCGAGAGGCGTCCTCAGCGTGCCGACCAGCCCGGTCCCGAGCGCCGAGCCGACCGTGGCGCCGCCGCCTATGAGGACGAGGTCGAGGCCCTTGCCACTGTCCGACGACGCCACCTCGGCTCGCTCGCGTGAGGCGGTGACGGCATCGGGCAGACCGGTGGTGACGAACGTCCAGTCGAGTCTGGTTGTCCGCGCCGACTCCGGCGGCGAGCTCGTCACGACGAAGGACGCGGGCTTGCCGTCTGCCCCGGGGCCGTAGACGGACGTGTCGTCCCGGCCCTCCGGCCCGTCGACGACGTCGAAGAGGTGGCGGCCGAGGACGACGGCGCCCGACCGGGCGGTCCCCTCGCGCAGGGCCCGGCGGTCGTCGGGGGCGTCGGAGAACGCCCACGTGTGCAGGGCCTCCCCGCCGGTGCCCGGCCCGTTGCCCGGGCTGGGGCCGGGGGCCCGGTGACGAAGCCGTCGAGAGGGATCGAGATGTCGCCGATGATGCGAGTCATGCCAGGGCAGACCCGATCCGCCGCCCAGACTCATTGCTCGCGCCTGAAGCGTCTTGTGGGGTGCGAACTTGATAGCACGACGTGCGAGGCGCCAACGTCGGACGGGCAGCGGACGACGTTCCTGCGTACCTCGGCGCCGCGCGTGCACAGGTCGAAGAGTAGGGCCGGCTCGCTGGAGAGACGGATCCGGACGGCGCACAGCACCTGCTCGGCCGGACCGGGTGGGATGCCGGCTCGGGCGAGCCGCCGGCCGTGGGGGTGGCCTTGGCCGGGTTGGCGGCTCTCGGTGACGGCCGCGATGGCGGCCCGGCTTCCGGCGTGCCGCGACACGGGGCATGGAACCCCGGGTGGAGGAAGGCAACCGTTTCGCGGATGCGAATTGAGGTCGGGTGCATCCCGCCTGACCTCTACAGCCAGTCCCGCTTCTTGAAGACCACGTACAGGCTCGAACACACCACCGCCATCAGCAGGATCGCGAAGGGGTAGCCGTACACCCAGTGCAGCTCCGGCATGTGGTCGAAGTTCATGCCGTAGATGGTTCCCACCAGTGTGGGTGCGAAGAGGATGGCCGCCCACGAGGAGATCTTCTTGATCTCCTCGTTCTGCTCGAAGCCGGCCTCCGCCAGGGCGCGCATCTCGGCGTTCTGCTGCTGGGTGACCAGGGTGGCGTTGACCGTGAGGATCTCCGTCAGGGCCTGACGGAAGCCGTCCACGCGTTCGCTGGTGTGGGTGACGTGGTCGGCGACGTCGCGCAGATAGCGCTGGAGCTCCTCCTCCGTGCCGTACTTGGCGAAGCCCGCCATCAGGCCGTGCAGCATGCCGACCAGCGGGCGGGTGGCGCGCTGGAACTCGACCACCTCGCGGGAGAGTTCGTAGATGCGGCGGGACACCGCGGGGTCGCCGCGGAAGACCTCCGTCTCGATCTCGTCGATGTCGTTCTGGACGCCCGCCACGACCGGCGCGTATCCGTCGACGACCGCGTCCAGGATGGCGTACAGCACCGCCTCCGGACCGAGGGCGAGGAGTTCCGGGGTGTCCTCCATGCGGCGGCGCACCACCGACAGGTCGGGGGCGGCGCCGTGCCGGACGGTGATCAGGAAGTCGGGGCCGACGAACACGTGCAGCTCGGCGAAGTCGACCTCCTCCTGGGCGTCCAGGTAGCGGGCGGCACGCAGGACGACGAAGAGCGTGCCGCCGTACCGCTCCAGCTTCGGTCGCTGGTGGGCCTCCATCGCGTCCTCGACGGCCAGCTCGTGCAGGTCGAACTCGGCCGCCAGCGACAGCAGCTCGCCCTCGGACGGGCGTTGCAGACCGATCCACGCCATGCCGTCCGGCTCCTCGCGCAGCTGCCGGAACGTCTCGGAGAGGGAGGTCGGGGACGACACCTTGCGGCCGTCCCGGTACAGCGACGCCTCGACGACGCTGCCGCCCCGCGCCCCTCCCGCGGGGGCGACGGTCGGGTCGACGGCCGCGTCGACCGCGGCGGGCGGCGCCGTCGGCTCCGGCTCGTCGGGGCGCCGGCGGCGGTTGTGCCTCCTTGAGGGCAGGGTCATCGCGGGTCCTCACCTCCTGCGGACGTCCGGGGCCGGAAGGCAGGATATACGCCCCGGTTTGTCCCGGCCCGGTCGCCGGTATGGCCGTCGGTTCGCCGTCTCGCGGACAGAAGGTGTCCGCGTCGCTCGGTAGCGTGCCGCCATGGCATCGACGACCCCGCCCGTGCTCTCCCTCCGGGCGCTCAACCGCGCCACGCTGGCACGTCAGCTCCTCCTACGGCGTACCCGCATGCCGGCGAAGGACGCCGTGCGCCACCTCGTCGGGCTCCAGGCGCAGAACACCAAGCCCCCGTACCACGCCCTCGCCGCCCGGCTCGACGGCTTCCGCCCCGAGGAGCTGTCCGGGCTGATGGAGCGGCGCGAGGTCGCCCGGGTCGTCACCCTGCGGTCCACCCTCCACACCCACACCGCCGACGACGTCCTCGCCCTCGGCCCCTTCACGCGGCCCGTCGGCGACCGCGGGGTGCGGCAGTTCCGCAAGCGGCTCGCCGGCGTGGACGTCGACGTCCTGACGGCCCTCGTCCGCGAGCTCGTCGAGGAGCGGCCCCGCACCCCGAAGGAGATCCGCGAGGTCCTGCTGGAACGCTGGCCCGACGCCGACCCCCTCGCCCTGACCGTCACCGCCCGCTGCTCGCTGCCGCTCGTCCAGGTCACCCCGCGCGGCCTGTGGGACCGCAGCGGCCAGGTCGAGCTGACCACGACGGACGTCTGGTTCGGACCCCGGCGGGTACGGGAGGCGCCGCCGGTGCGCCCGGAGGACGTCGTCCTGCGGTACCTCGCGGCCTTCGGGCCCGCCTCCGTCAAGGACATGCAGACCTGGTGCGGCCTCACCCGGCTGCGGGACGCGTTCGAGCGGCTGCGGCCCCGGCTGGTGACCTTCCGCGACCCGCGGGGCACCGAGCTGTTCGACCTCCCCGACGCGCCCCGCCCGGACCCGGACACGTCGGCCCCGCCCCGCTTCCTGCCCGAGTTCGACAACCTCCTGCTCTCCCACGCCGACCGTTCGCGCGTCGTACCGACCGAGTACCGGGACCGGACGTGGAAGGGCAACCAGGCGTACCGGACCTTCCTCGTCGACGGACTCGTCGCCGGGATCTGGGCGCTGGACGAGGGCCGCGACGGTGCCGCCACGATGACCGTCCAGCCCTTCACCCCGCTCACCGGCGCCCAGCGGGACGCGCTGATCGACGAGGCCGGGTACGTCCTCACCACGCCGGGTCGCGGCCCCTTCGACGTGCGGATCGGGACCTTCGCCGCCGACGCGTAGCCGGTGATCGGGGGATCGGCGGTCCGGGGTGGGGGAGTGGGGGCGTCGGGTGGTGCGTGGCGTGTGAGGTTTGGGGTGTCGGTGGGGAGTGGCGTGTGAGGTTTGGGGTGTCGGTGGGGAGTGGCGTGGGGCCCGAGGCGCGGGGTGGTGCGGGTGCGGGCGGGGGCGGTCGGTGCGCTTCCGGGGCGTCCGGGGGGTAGTGACACCGGGGGCGGCGCGTACACCATGGCGCCCACACCCCCCCGCGACGAGGAGGACGACGATGCCGGAGAGCGGCGCGACCGAGCAGTTCCGGGCGGCCCGGGACTTCCTGCTACGGCACCGGGAGGACTACGAGGCGGCCCGCGCCGGGTTCTCCTGGCCCCGGCCCGCCCGGTTCAACTGGGCCCTGGACTGGTTCGACGTCATCGCGGCCGGCAACGACGCGACCGCCCTGCACATCGTCGAGGAGGACGGTACCGAGACGCGGCGCAGCTTCGCGGAGATGTCGGCCCGCTCGGCCCGCGTCGCCAACTGGCTGCGTGACGCGCACGGCGTGGCGGCCGGCGACCGGATCGTCGTCATGCTCGCCAACCAGGTCGAGCTGTGGGAGACGGCGCTCGCCGCGATGAAGCTGCGCGCGGTGGTCATCCCCGCCACCCCGCTGCTCGGCCCCGCCGACCTCCGGGACCGCGTCGAGCGGGGCAGGGCCCGCCACGTCGTCGTCCGCGCGGCGGACATCGGCAAGTTCGACGACGTGCCGGGGGAGTACACGCGCATCGCCGTCGGCGGCGGCCGTTCGCGGGAGGCCGCGGAGGCCGCGCGGGGCGGGGTGGGGGGCGCCGGTGGGGGGTGGGCGGCGTTCGAGGACGCCTACGCCGCGGACGACACCTTCGTCCCCGACGGGCCCACCGACGCCTCCGACACCCTGATGCTCTACTTCACTTCCGGCACCACCGCCCGCCCGAAGCTCGTCGAGCACACCCATACCTCCTACCCCGTCGGCCACCTGGCGACGATGCACTGGATCGGGCTGCGGCCCGGCGACGTCCATCTCAACATCTCCTCACCCGGCTGGGCCAAGCACGCCTGGTCCAACCTGTTCGCTCCCTGGAACGCCGAGGCCACGGTCTTCGTCCACAACTACACGCGGTTCGACCCGGCCCGCCTCATGGCGGAGATGGACCGCCACGGCGTCACCAGCTTCTGCGCCCCGCCCACGGTGTGGCGGATGCTCATCCAGGCCGACCTGACCGCCCTGCGCACCCCGCCCCGCGAGGTCGTCGCGGCGGGCGAGCCGCTCAACCCCGAGGTCATCGCCGCCGTACGGCGTGCCTGGGGCGTCAGCGTCCGCGACGGATTCGGGCAGACCGAGACGGCCGTCCAGATCTCCAACAGCCCCGGCCAGCTCCTGAAGCCCGGTTCCATGGGCCGCCCGAGCCCCGGTTTCCGCGTCGAGCTCCTCGACCCGGTGACGGGCGAGCCGGGCGCCGACGAGGGCGAGATCGCCCTGGACCTGTCCGCCCGACCGGCCGGGCTCATGACGGGGTACCACGGCGACCCCGAACGCACCGCGCAGGCCATGCGCGGCGGCTTCTACCGCACGGGCGACATCGCCGCCCGCGACGCCGACGGATACCTCACGTACGTGGGGCGGGCCGACGACGTCTTCAAGGCCAGTGACTACAAGATCAGCCCGTTCGAGCTGGAGAGCGCCCTGCTGGAGCACGAGGCGGTCGCGGAGGCCGCCGTGGTGCCCGCGCCGGACCCGGTCCGGCTCGCCGTCCCCAAGGCGTACGTCGTCCTCGCCGACGGCTGGGAGCCCGGCCCGGAGACGGCCAAGGCGCTGTTCGCGCACGCGCGGGCCGTCCTCGCCCCGTACCAGCGCATCCGCCGGATCGAGTTCGCCGAACTGCCCAAGACCGTGTCCGGCAAGATCCGCCGCATCGAACTGCGGGAGCGCACCGCGGCCAGTTCGACCGCCGAGTACCGCGAGGAGGACCACCGGTAGGGGGTGGGGGGTCGGCGTCGGGGTGGGGTGTCGGTTCTGTTCGGGGCCGGAGGACGGCACTGCCTCTGGGTGGGGGTTGCGGTGGCGGCGCCCATCCAGGGTGGTGGGTGCGGCGGGGCCGGGCGGGCTCACCTCCTCGGGGTCGGCGGGCTCGGGTCCCGGCCGGGGCACCCGCGCTTCTCCGCCGACCCCTGCGGGGGCGAACCCGCCCGGCCCCGCCTACCGCCCCGGGGCGCGTGGCAGGTCGCGTCGCATGCAGACGCGGGGCCACCGGTCCAGGCCGTGTGCCGCCTCGGCGTGGCGGATGCCGCGCAGGCCGTGCGTCAGTTCCGCCGCCGCCAGTACGCGGAAGCCGATGCGGGCGTAGTACGGGGCGTTCCACGGCACGTCCCGGAACGTCGTGAGCGTCAGCGCCGGGACCCCGCGGGCGGCCGTGTCCGCCGCCAACTCCTCGATGAGGGCGCGCCCCAGGCCCCTGCGGGCGGCGTCCGGGTGGACGCTCACCTGCTCCACGTGGGCGGCACCGTCCACGTCGTCCCAGAGCAGGTACGCCAGGGCGGGGCCGCCCTCCTCGGCGACCAGGGCCCGACCGGCCGCCCGGTACTCCTCCAGGGTGGTGAGCGGCGGCGGGTCGTCGTCGGCGACGGCGTCCATGCCGAGCGCGCGGAACGGTTCGCCGGCGGCGCGTTCCACGTCCTGGAGGCGCGGCAGGTCGGCGTGCCGGGCGGGGCGGATCCGCACGTCACGCCCCCCGCGCGAGCAGGTCGTCGGCGGGCGAGTTGACCGGCTGGGGCGTGCCCGTGAGGTCCATGACGAACAGGGGCAGCCCCACGCCGTCGGCGCGGGCGCGGGCCTTGTCCTCGTACCCGGCGAGGGAGAAGCACACGGCCACCGCCGCCGCCGCGAGCCCCTCCAGCCACAGGCACTCCACGGCGCGCAGGGCGACGGGCCGGGTCGTCGGGTCGACCTGCGCGACCAGACCGGGGCCCCGCAGCTCGATGCCGGACGACACGGCCGCGCGACGCTCCTCCGGCTGGACGACCTCCCGGAATCCGAGCCACCGCAGATACAGCGCGGCGGTGGTGACCGCGTCCCGGGCGGTGCGGATGGTGACCGGGTGGAAGGCGGGGCGGGCGACAGGCGGGGGAGGGGGCGGTACGGGGGCGGTGTGGACCGTGGAGACGCCCGTGGTGGACGCGGTCGCCTCGGGGGGTCCGGACGGTTCCTGGCCGGGGGGCGGCCCCGAGGCGCCGGCGGTGGTGTCCGGGGCGGTCGCAGGGCCTGGCGCGTCGGGCCCGGTCGTGTGATCACCGGTCGTCTCGCGTCTCGTCGCGCCCGTGCCCGGGGGGTCGAAGCGCACGGGTCCGCCGAGTCTGCTCGGGTTCGTCGTGGTGACCGGCCGTACCGGAACCCGCAGGACCGCTCCGCAGGGGCAGCCGAGCTCCGGCTGCGGCCACTGGCCCAGCCGACGGCAGGCACCGCAGCGGACGGTGACCCACTCGTCCGTCCAGGTGCGGTGCGTGATGGGCTCGGCGGGGGCGCCGCGCATCACGGGAGGGGCCACCGGCGCGCCGCACGCGCACGGGTAGACGGGCGCTGTGTACGCGTGTGCGCGGCGGCAGGCCGGGCAGCGCACCGGCACGTTCTCTCCCACGGCGATCGGCCCCCTTCTTCGCGTCCCCCATGGTCCACCACGCGCGCGTGCTTGGGGAGGCATTCGGCCATCCCTTGACGGGTTCCGGGGACCCGGCCTACATTGCTTCCGTATAACAGAAATAGTATTCCGCATTACGGAAGACGAGAACGGATCGACGCTCTCAGGTGGCGCGACAGAGCCGGATCCGCCAGGCCGAAGCAGGAGCACCCATGCCTCGAATGACCGCCGCCCGAGCGGCAGTTGAGATCCTCAAGCGCGAAGGCGTCACCAACGCGTTCGGTGTGCCGGGCGCGGCGATCAACCCCTTCTACAAGGCCCTCCAGCAGGGCGGCGGGATCGACCACACCCTCGCTCGCCACGTCGAGGGCGCCTCGCACATGGCCGAGGGGTACACCCGCACCCACCCGGGGAACATCGGCGTCTGCATCGGGACGTCCGGCCCCGCCGGCACCGACATGATCACCGGCCTGTACTCGGCCATCGGTGACTCGATCCCGATCCTCTGCATCACCGGCCAGGCCCCCACCTCCGTGATCCACAAGGAGGACTTCCAGGCCGTCGACATCGCGTCGATCGCCAAGCCGGTCACCAAGGCGGCCACCACCGTCCTGGAGGCCGCGCAGGTCCCCGGCGTCTTCCAGCAGGCGTTCCACCTGATGCGCTCCGGACGCCCCGGGCCGGTCCTCATCGACCTGCCGATCGACGTCCAGCTCACCGAGATCGAGTTCGACCCCGACACGTACGAGCCGCTGCCGGT
This portion of the Streptomyces changanensis genome encodes:
- a CDS encoding winged helix DNA-binding domain-containing protein, translating into MASTTPPVLSLRALNRATLARQLLLRRTRMPAKDAVRHLVGLQAQNTKPPYHALAARLDGFRPEELSGLMERREVARVVTLRSTLHTHTADDVLALGPFTRPVGDRGVRQFRKRLAGVDVDVLTALVRELVEERPRTPKEIREVLLERWPDADPLALTVTARCSLPLVQVTPRGLWDRSGQVELTTTDVWFGPRRVREAPPVRPEDVVLRYLAAFGPASVKDMQTWCGLTRLRDAFERLRPRLVTFRDPRGTELFDLPDAPRPDPDTSAPPRFLPEFDNLLLSHADRSRVVPTEYRDRTWKGNQAYRTFLVDGLVAGIWALDEGRDGAATMTVQPFTPLTGAQRDALIDEAGYVLTTPGRGPFDVRIGTFAADA
- a CDS encoding AMP-binding protein, which codes for MPESGATEQFRAARDFLLRHREDYEAARAGFSWPRPARFNWALDWFDVIAAGNDATALHIVEEDGTETRRSFAEMSARSARVANWLRDAHGVAAGDRIVVMLANQVELWETALAAMKLRAVVIPATPLLGPADLRDRVERGRARHVVVRAADIGKFDDVPGEYTRIAVGGGRSREAAEAARGGVGGAGGGWAAFEDAYAADDTFVPDGPTDASDTLMLYFTSGTTARPKLVEHTHTSYPVGHLATMHWIGLRPGDVHLNISSPGWAKHAWSNLFAPWNAEATVFVHNYTRFDPARLMAEMDRHGVTSFCAPPTVWRMLIQADLTALRTPPREVVAAGEPLNPEVIAAVRRAWGVSVRDGFGQTETAVQISNSPGQLLKPGSMGRPSPGFRVELLDPVTGEPGADEGEIALDLSARPAGLMTGYHGDPERTAQAMRGGFYRTGDIAARDADGYLTYVGRADDVFKASDYKISPFELESALLEHEAVAEAAVVPAPDPVRLAVPKAYVVLADGWEPGPETAKALFAHARAVLAPYQRIRRIEFAELPKTVSGKIRRIELRERTAASSTAEYREEDHR
- a CDS encoding alpha/beta fold hydrolase; its protein translation is MLSWPDALCERLAAGGRRVVRYDLRDSGESTTADPEAPAYTLRGLAADAAALADALGGGPAHLAGIGVGGMVAQVAVLDHPGAFSALTLVGTRAVAPGLPDDDLPGHDQATMRRLFARPMPDWSDREAVAEFAAAGAEILGDDPVAARAVAARMRDRPPGTAPPVQMANQMGMVFSKLDCEPRWRERLPGIEVPTLVVHGGRDRFFPVGNGEAIAREIPGARLLVLKEAATAIPDAAVGEVTEAMLTHG
- a CDS encoding magnesium and cobalt transport protein CorA, encoding MTLPSRRHNRRRRPDEPEPTAPPAAVDAAVDPTVAPAGGARGGSVVEASLYRDGRKVSSPTSLSETFRQLREEPDGMAWIGLQRPSEGELLSLAAEFDLHELAVEDAMEAHQRPKLERYGGTLFVVLRAARYLDAQEEVDFAELHVFVGPDFLITVRHGAAPDLSVVRRRMEDTPELLALGPEAVLYAILDAVVDGYAPVVAGVQNDIDEIETEVFRGDPAVSRRIYELSREVVEFQRATRPLVGMLHGLMAGFAKYGTEEELQRYLRDVADHVTHTSERVDGFRQALTEILTVNATLVTQQQNAEMRALAEAGFEQNEEIKKISSWAAILFAPTLVGTIYGMNFDHMPELHWVYGYPFAILLMAVVCSSLYVVFKKRDWL
- a CDS encoding GNAT family N-acetyltransferase produces the protein MRIRPARHADLPRLQDVERAAGEPFRALGMDAVADDDPPPLTTLEEYRAAGRALVAEEGGPALAYLLWDDVDGAAHVEQVSVHPDAARRGLGRALIEELAADTAARGVPALTLTTFRDVPWNAPYYARIGFRVLAAAELTHGLRGIRHAEAAHGLDRWPRVCMRRDLPRAPGR